A window of Cryptomeria japonica chromosome 3, Sugi_1.0, whole genome shotgun sequence contains these coding sequences:
- the LOC131069514 gene encoding pentatricopeptide repeat-containing protein At3g63370, chloroplastic-like, with protein sequence MISTSTSHLKALCREDRLKEALNALLTTHNLPLDSSLYLKLLQTCTAKTALSEGKLIHSFVTDRGFTFSARTFFQNKLINMYAKCGSLTEGGKIFEDITDRNVSSWNAMVAANARHGFPHEALAFFHQMQQIGVQPDQFTFANILSVCAKIGALEDGTNIHQGIIESGFSSDVVSVIALIDMYAKCGNVPKARKLFDRMLDRNVVSWTAMVAGYARNGLVGKALETFREMKVAGVKPNFATFATILPVCAQIGSLEQGMDIHQSIIQSGILQDVVVASALVNMYAKCGSMHKASVLFGKMPQRNVVSWTVMIAGYVQNGQTEKAVEIFKQMQMVGVKPNSTTFASILPACANMGALDVGTRIHQSIIESGYLSNVIIANALIYMYAKCGSVEKAHKLFEKIPERNVISWTAMIVGHAQNAFFQNALQTFKQMQLAGEKPNSTTFASILPVCAEMGALEQGMILHQSIIESGFMSNVVVASALMDMYGKCGSIQKAHKLFDKMPHRNAVSWTLMIAGYAQNGLVENALEIFQQMQLAGVNPSSTIFASILSACAKLGALEHGIQIHQNIIQRGFLTDVVAASALIDMYAKCGCIHKARDLFDKMPQRNVVSWTTVISGYAMHGYGKDALKLFELMQHSGTYPDHVSYVCILFACSHAGLVDEGCKYFNDMSDTYCIIPTMEHYVCMVDLLGRAGYLEEVLNFFIKMPIKPEVIVWMSLLGSCKSHKNIGLGLFAATFLTEMDPENAVPYVLLSDIYAEAGSWVDVQKIRRVMEDRGIKKTPGCSWIEVHKMVHAFCVEDRSYPQTEEST encoded by the coding sequence ATGATATCCACTTCCACATCCCATCTCAAAGCATTGTGTAGAGAGGATCGCTTGAAGGAGGCGCTAAACGCTCTTCTTACCACACACAACCTCCCTCTAGATTCTTCTTTGTATCTTAAACTATTGCAGACCTGCACTGCTAAGACTGCGCTTTCAGAGGGTAAGCTAATCCACTCTTTCGTCACTGACAGGGGATTTACATTTTCTGCACGCACATTTTTTCAAAATAAGCTCATCAACATGTATGCTAAGTGCGGTAGTTTGACGGAAGGTGGTAAAATTTTTGAGGACATAACAGATCGAAATGTCTCTTCATGGAATGCCATGGTTGCAGCCAACGCAAGACATGGATTTCCTCATGAGGCATTGGCTTTTTTCCACCAAATGCAACAAATAGGTGTCCAACCAGATCAGTtcacctttgccaacatcctctcGGTCTGCGCCAAAATAGGAGCACTGGAAGATGGTACGAACATCCATCAAGGCATAATTGAGAGCGGATTTTCGTCTGATGTTGTATCTGTGATTGCCCTTATAGACATGTATGCGAAATGTGGTAATGTACCCAAGGCACgaaaactgtttgacagaatgcttgacagaaatgttgtctcatggactgcaatggtTGCAGGTTATGCACGAAACGGACTTGTCGGAAAGGCTTTGGAAACCTTTAGAGAAATGAAAGTGGCGGGTGTAAAGCCAAACTTTGCAACCTTTGCCACCATCCTACCAGTCTGTGCTCAAATAGgatctttggaacagggtatggacatccaccaAAGCATAATCCAAAGTGGAATTTTGCAAGATGTTGTAGTTGCTAGTGCCCTGgtaaatatgtatgcaaaatgtggaagcatgcaTAAGGCATCGGTACTATTTGGGAAAATGCCTCAGAGAAATGTGGTCTCTTGGACTGtgatgattgcaggatatgtacAAAACGGGCAAACTGAAAAGGCCGTGGAGATTTTTAAGCAAATGCAAATGGTAGGTGTAAAGccgaattccacaacctttgccagcatcctcccagcctgtgccaatATGGGAGCTTTGGATGTGGGTACGcgcattcatcaaagcataatagaaagTGGATATTTGTCAAATGTTATAATTGCAAATGCCCTGatatacatgtatgcaaaatgtggaagtgtAGAGAAGGCACACAAATTGTTTGAGAAAATACCTGAAAGAAATGTTATCTCGTGGACAGCTATGATTGTAGGACATGCACAAAATGCTTTTTTTCAGAATGCCTTGcaaacttttaagcaaatgcaattggcaggtgaaaagccaaattccacgacctttgccagcatccttccAGTCTGTGccgaaatgggagctttggaacagggaatGATTCTGCATCAAAGCATAATTGAAAGTGGATTTATGTCGAATGTTGTAGTTGCAAGTGCCCTCATGGACATGTAtggaaaatgtggaagcatacagaAAGCAcataaactgtttgacaaaatgcctcacagAAATGCAGTTTCGTGGACTttgatgattgcaggatatgcacaaaatgggctTGTTGAAAACGCCTTGGAGATATTTcagcaaatgcaattagcaggtgtaaaTCCTAGCTCTACAATCTTTGCCAGCATACTGTCAGCATGTGCGAAGTTGGGAGCTTTGGAACACGGTATACAGATCCATCAAAACATAATTCAAAGAGGATTTTTGACAGATGTTGTAGCTGCAAGTGCTctaatagacatgtatgcaaaatgtggatgcATACATAAGGCAAGGGATCTGTTCGACAAAATGCCTCagagaaatgtggtctcatggactaCAGTAATTTCAGGATATGCTATGCATGGGTATGGCAAGGATGCTCTCAAACTCTTTGAACTAATGCAGCACTCTGGAACATACCCGGACCATGTAAGCTATGTTTGTATTTTATTTGCATGCAGCCATGCAGGTTTAGTGGATGAGGGATGTAAATACTTCAATGACATGAGTGATACATACTGTATTATACCTACAATGGAACATTATGTATGCATGGTTGATCTTCTTGGACGTGCTGGCTATCTTGAGGAAGTTTtaaacttcttcatcaaaatgCCAATTAAACCCGAAGTGATTGTGTGGATGAGCTTGCTTGGCTCATGTAAATCACATAAAAATATAGGGCTAGGTTTATTTGCAGCAACTTTCCTTACTGAGATGGATCCTGAGAATGCTGTGCCTTATGTTCTTCTGTCGGACATCTATGCAGA